Proteins found in one Spartobacteria bacterium genomic segment:
- a CDS encoding PTS mannitol transporter subunit IICBA: MSSSSGNNASAKAGIQKFGRFLSGMVMPNIGAFIAWGLITALFIPTGWLPNEKMAAMVGPMITYLLPLLIAYTGGRLVWGFRGGVVGTIATMGVIVGSDIPMFIGAMLMGPFGGWIIKKSDQAIEGKVPVGFEMLVDNFSAGIIGMLVAIFGFWVIQPVITIIVAFLQTGVNLIITAKLIPLASLFIEPGKILFLNNAINHGILSPLGIQQVQEHGKSILFLLETNPGPGLGILLAYWMFAKGNVKASAPSAIIIHFFGGIHEIYFPYVLMRPILILAAIAGGASGILTFMLLGAGEVAAPSPGSIFALMAVAPKGGLLPVLAGVAVATIVSFVVAMPFVKKFAAADAAEEKLNEAKDAMKAMKSASKGKITKIVFACDAGMGSSAMGANKLTKLLKAENLEIKVEHCSVDDIPGSAQVVICHRDLMERVKMSGTKAHCVAVTNLVNAPQYKDVVQLVVDSYK; this comes from the coding sequence ATGTCAAGTTCATCAGGAAATAATGCGTCTGCAAAAGCAGGCATTCAGAAATTCGGGAGATTCCTAAGCGGAATGGTTATGCCGAATATTGGCGCGTTTATCGCGTGGGGTTTAATTACAGCTTTGTTTATTCCAACAGGCTGGCTGCCAAATGAAAAAATGGCGGCGATGGTAGGGCCGATGATCACTTATTTGCTGCCGCTGCTGATTGCATATACCGGTGGTAGACTTGTCTGGGGATTCAGAGGTGGCGTGGTCGGCACCATTGCAACCATGGGTGTGATTGTCGGATCGGACATTCCGATGTTTATCGGCGCCATGCTGATGGGTCCCTTTGGTGGCTGGATCATTAAGAAATCGGATCAGGCCATCGAAGGCAAAGTGCCCGTCGGATTTGAGATGCTGGTCGATAATTTCTCTGCCGGTATTATAGGGATGCTCGTGGCCATTTTTGGATTCTGGGTTATTCAGCCGGTTATCACTATCATCGTGGCGTTTTTGCAAACGGGCGTAAACCTGATCATTACGGCCAAATTAATTCCGCTGGCTTCGCTTTTCATTGAACCGGGTAAAATTCTTTTCCTCAACAACGCCATCAATCATGGAATTCTGTCGCCTTTGGGTATCCAGCAGGTGCAGGAGCATGGCAAATCCATTCTTTTCCTTCTGGAAACCAATCCGGGTCCTGGACTGGGCATTCTTCTGGCCTACTGGATGTTTGCTAAAGGTAATGTGAAAGCATCGGCTCCCAGTGCGATCATTATTCATTTCTTCGGCGGAATTCATGAAATCTATTTCCCCTACGTACTGATGCGTCCGATATTGATTCTGGCTGCGATCGCCGGTGGTGCTTCCGGCATCCTGACTTTCATGCTGCTCGGTGCTGGCGAAGTGGCTGCTCCTTCTCCTGGAAGTATCTTTGCTCTGATGGCTGTTGCTCCTAAAGGTGGTTTGCTGCCGGTTCTGGCAGGGGTTGCTGTGGCAACGATTGTATCCTTCGTAGTGGCCATGCCCTTCGTAAAGAAATTCGCTGCAGCTGATGCCGCAGAGGAAAAACTGAACGAAGCAAAAGATGCAATGAAAGCAATGAAATCGGCATCAAAGGGTAAAATTACAAAGATCGTATTCGCCTGTGATGCAGGAATGGGCTCGAGCGCCATGGGTGCCAATAAATTGACCAAACTGCTGAAAGCAGAAAACCTTGAGATCAAAGTAGAGCATTGTTCTGTGGATGATATCCCCGGCTCAGCACAGGTGGTGATCTGTCATCGTGATCTGATGGAACGGGTGAAGATGTCGGGAACCAAAGCCCATTGCGTGGCCGTAACCAATCTGGTGAATGCACCGCAATACAAGGACGTTGTTCAGCTGGTCGTTGACAGCTATAAATAA
- a CDS encoding HPr family phosphocarrier protein, which translates to MITEKIAISNPTGLHTRPAKRFVEEAKKFESNITIVFNDKTANVKSLLKLLKLGISQNNFIELICDGADEQEAMKHLKQFILNLKD; encoded by the coding sequence ATGATCACAGAAAAAATCGCAATCAGTAATCCTACAGGGCTGCATACTCGCCCGGCGAAACGCTTCGTTGAGGAAGCAAAAAAGTTCGAATCAAACATTACTATCGTATTTAATGACAAAACCGCTAACGTGAAAAGCCTGCTGAAGCTTTTGAAGCTGGGCATCTCACAGAATAACTTTATTGAGTTAATTTGCGACGGAGCGGATGAACAGGAAGCCATGAAGCATTTGAAACAATTCATTCTCAACCTGAAGGACTGA
- the ptsP gene encoding phosphoenolpyruvate--protein phosphotransferase has product MLQGEPVSVGISYGNVYLVKNELTVDHGLIDESQIERECVRFRKGRDVAAAELEKLIVKVRGELGDDKAEIFEAHLEMLASEDLEEEVIELIKEKKISAEAASQRFTEASALEMEELDDPYLRERGQDFRDMGRQLIQGISGSGGAEKALPDRAIIVSDELSPSQTAAMDMSKVCGFIVRKGGVNSHAAIIARSLEIPAVIMRDTDFYNIVHDDDLIYMDGATGELWISPDETVIARLNKKDRENKKDREELLKLLDLPAVTLDNKRIGLYANVGGAQDILSAQRYKADGIGLFRTEFLFMETMHSPTLDRQTEVYRTAIDAMNGQNVIIRLLDTGADKPLPYWTLPVEDNPFLGMRGIRLLFQKEDVLRTQIQALLMASEGGPVGMMIPMIASLAPIHRVRALVEEEKIALDWKGPDNLKIGVMIETPAAVQLIEEILDIVDFVSIGTNDLTQYTLAADRGNPSVHEYYDEFHPAVLRSITHVIRKAKKKGKLNGICGEFAGNLLATPFFVGIGLDELSANPAQLPEMKRLIRQIDSREAEELVTEILRIPTSEGIRARLSRFLKEKVIQK; this is encoded by the coding sequence ATGTTACAGGGTGAACCGGTTTCAGTAGGGATTTCCTACGGCAATGTATATCTTGTCAAAAATGAACTGACGGTCGATCACGGACTCATTGATGAGTCGCAGATTGAACGGGAATGCGTTCGTTTTCGCAAGGGCCGTGACGTCGCGGCCGCAGAACTGGAAAAACTGATTGTTAAAGTGCGGGGTGAACTGGGCGACGATAAGGCCGAAATATTCGAAGCTCATCTTGAAATGCTTGCATCGGAAGACCTCGAAGAGGAAGTGATTGAACTGATTAAGGAAAAGAAAATCAGTGCAGAAGCGGCCTCTCAGCGGTTTACAGAAGCCAGTGCGCTGGAAATGGAAGAACTTGATGACCCGTATTTACGGGAAAGAGGACAGGACTTCCGCGATATGGGTCGCCAGTTGATTCAAGGCATCAGCGGCTCAGGCGGTGCAGAGAAGGCTCTTCCGGATCGGGCGATCATTGTGAGCGATGAACTTTCGCCCTCACAAACGGCGGCCATGGATATGTCCAAGGTGTGTGGTTTTATCGTGCGCAAAGGCGGGGTGAATTCTCATGCCGCCATTATTGCCCGATCCCTGGAAATTCCAGCCGTGATTATGCGCGATACGGACTTCTATAACATTGTTCATGACGACGATTTGATCTATATGGACGGTGCCACCGGCGAATTGTGGATCAGTCCGGATGAAACAGTGATCGCCCGGTTGAATAAAAAGGATCGGGAAAATAAGAAGGATCGGGAAGAATTGCTGAAACTGTTGGATTTGCCTGCCGTAACGCTGGATAACAAGAGAATCGGTCTGTACGCCAATGTGGGCGGTGCGCAGGACATTCTGTCGGCACAGCGCTATAAGGCGGACGGGATTGGATTGTTCCGCACAGAATTCCTGTTCATGGAAACCATGCACAGTCCGACGCTGGATCGGCAGACCGAGGTCTACCGCACGGCCATCGACGCCATGAACGGACAGAATGTGATTATCCGGCTGCTGGATACCGGTGCAGATAAACCTTTGCCATACTGGACATTGCCTGTTGAGGACAATCCGTTTCTCGGTATGAGGGGCATTCGCCTGCTGTTCCAAAAAGAAGATGTTCTGCGTACCCAGATCCAGGCGTTGCTGATGGCCAGTGAAGGAGGGCCTGTGGGCATGATGATTCCTATGATCGCATCGCTTGCTCCGATACATCGGGTGAGGGCTCTGGTGGAGGAAGAGAAAATTGCTCTGGACTGGAAAGGCCCGGACAATTTGAAAATCGGTGTGATGATTGAAACCCCGGCCGCAGTGCAGCTGATCGAAGAAATCCTGGATATCGTGGATTTTGTCAGCATCGGAACCAATGATCTGACACAGTATACCTTGGCGGCTGATCGCGGAAATCCTTCGGTACATGAGTATTATGATGAATTTCATCCGGCGGTGTTGCGATCTATTACGCATGTCATTCGGAAGGCCAAGAAAAAGGGTAAGCTAAACGGTATTTGCGGAGAGTTCGCTGGGAATTTGCTGGCCACGCCGTTTTTTGTCGGCATCGGTCTGGATGAACTCAGTGCCAATCCCGCACAGCTGCCTGAAATGAAACGGCTGATCCGGCAGATAGACAGTCGTGAAGCTGAGGAGCTGGTAACAGAAATACTCCGCATTCCAACCTCTGAAGGGATTCGCGCCCGCTTATCCCGTTTCCTGAAGGAAAAGGTCATACAAAAATGA
- a CDS encoding PTS ascorbate-specific transporter subunit IIA (involved in the phosphorylation and transport of sugars across the cell membrane; protein IIA transfers a phosphoryl group to IIB which then transfers the phosphoryl group to the sugar; IIC forms the translocation channel for the sugar uptake), whose amino-acid sequence MSFREYIVNEKAVLCNVDAADWEDAIIKGGQLLLDRGACTPEYLTTIIKKCKENGPYIIIAPGMAMPHARPEEGALALGYGIVTLKTPVHFGDPDNDPIELLIYIAAPSVKEHNEEAVCQVADICDDEELVESIMRAESADVILKLLQEKEL is encoded by the coding sequence ATGAGTTTCAGAGAGTATATCGTTAATGAGAAGGCCGTTTTATGTAATGTCGATGCAGCAGACTGGGAAGATGCCATTATCAAAGGGGGACAGCTGCTGCTCGACCGCGGAGCCTGCACACCGGAATATCTCACAACCATCATCAAAAAATGCAAAGAAAACGGCCCCTATATTATCATTGCCCCTGGTATGGCGATGCCGCACGCCAGACCGGAGGAAGGTGCACTGGCGTTAGGTTATGGCATTGTCACCTTGAAAACACCGGTTCATTTTGGTGATCCCGATAACGATCCCATTGAGCTGCTGATTTACATCGCCGCCCCCAGCGTTAAAGAGCACAACGAAGAAGCCGTCTGTCAGGTCGCGGACATCTGCGATGACGAGGAGCTGGTCGAGTCTATTATGCGTGCTGAAAGTGCGGACGTCATATTGAAATTGCTACAGGAAAAGGAGCTGTAA
- a CDS encoding L-sorbose 1-phosphate reductase, protein MKTKAVRLYGKMDLRLDEFELPEIKKDEILVKVCADSVCMSTYKAAYLGAEHKRVPDDVADHPIIVGHEMAGEIVKIGSDWADKYKEGSLFSLQPALNYKGGMESPGYSYAYCGGDATYMILPPEVMIMDCLLPYCGEGFFSAALAEPYSCTIGACRSLYRTDRHNHNHYMGIKEGGRMAIVGGCGPMGLAALDYALSGEFRPRQLVVTDLDDGRLQRAQKLFGAKAESNGISLLLINTSKFDDPTHSLMQLTENEGFDDILVMVAFDKVLEFAEGLLGFNGCLNFFAGPTDTTFSAKINYYDVHYMEKHIIGTTGGNVDDMREALSLMEQNLLKAEVLVTHVGGLDAAVEATLNLPKIPGGKKLIYTHVSMPLIALSDLESKADESPFYRGLAQIVSKNDGLWSVEAERYLMEKGEPI, encoded by the coding sequence ATGAAAACAAAAGCTGTTCGATTATACGGGAAAATGGATCTTCGGTTGGACGAATTTGAACTGCCGGAAATCAAAAAAGACGAAATATTGGTCAAAGTCTGCGCCGACAGCGTGTGTATGAGCACATACAAGGCGGCTTATCTTGGTGCTGAACACAAACGCGTTCCCGATGATGTGGCCGATCATCCCATTATCGTGGGGCACGAGATGGCCGGAGAAATCGTAAAAATCGGCAGTGACTGGGCCGACAAATATAAAGAAGGCTCCCTGTTTTCTCTGCAGCCGGCGTTGAATTACAAGGGCGGCATGGAGTCGCCCGGATATTCCTATGCCTATTGCGGCGGCGATGCTACCTATATGATACTTCCGCCGGAAGTGATGATTATGGACTGTCTGCTGCCATACTGCGGCGAAGGATTTTTCAGCGCAGCACTGGCTGAACCCTATTCCTGTACCATCGGGGCGTGTCGGTCGCTCTACAGAACAGATCGTCATAATCACAATCATTATATGGGCATCAAAGAAGGTGGACGTATGGCGATTGTGGGCGGATGCGGCCCCATGGGGCTCGCCGCGCTGGATTATGCGTTATCCGGTGAGTTCCGTCCGCGTCAGCTGGTTGTCACCGATCTGGATGATGGACGTTTGCAGCGTGCCCAGAAGCTTTTTGGTGCAAAGGCAGAGTCTAACGGCATCTCCCTGCTGCTCATCAACACGTCTAAATTTGATGATCCGACCCATTCGTTGATGCAGTTGACTGAAAATGAAGGATTTGACGATATTCTGGTGATGGTGGCCTTTGATAAAGTGCTTGAATTTGCTGAAGGCCTGCTGGGCTTTAACGGCTGCTTAAACTTCTTCGCCGGACCCACTGACACCACGTTTTCTGCTAAGATCAACTATTATGATGTTCATTATATGGAAAAACATATCATCGGCACCACCGGTGGTAATGTGGACGACATGCGGGAAGCGTTGTCGCTTATGGAGCAGAATCTGTTGAAAGCGGAGGTGCTGGTTACGCATGTCGGCGGATTGGATGCGGCGGTCGAGGCCACGCTGAATCTTCCCAAGATTCCCGGCGGTAAAAAACTGATTTACACGCATGTTTCAATGCCGCTCATTGCATTGAGTGACTTGGAAAGCAAGGCGGATGAATCGCCGTTCTATCGCGGATTAGCACAGATTGTCTCCAAAAACGATGGATTATGGAGCGTCGAAGCGGAACGCTATCTGATGGAAAAAGGCGAACCCATCTAA
- a CDS encoding tetratricopeptide repeat protein has product MLCLSGFVDMWNNRITCISCLCAVFFGFFAWPAVRAEDAPERDIEFASGLVDMGFPDFAEKLVNRLILAHPDMEDSVKMVRAQVFIKRSDFSGAEAVLKSMPANNPKAQAINLAMARGYYATGDINKARDIYNDFFNHYKDVPQDNDLRRFYQESAYQMAQMLQEANDYKGAADAYERVITTMDDKMVRRGLQAELASLYIRAVEKGQGNREDNLHRAEQICQDIQWGGLDIPFGKSISTMAHVKLLWGDEDGARATLEEYLDMLKEIDAQLEEEGMLAQSPMAGARFLLGELYERKANAAANAGHANEAIGHLARALTEYYNVFVKYGDSQFGPESGMRAQGMKSRLEDEYGKEVKIDLGAHKARAGAQTFKMADGLFRNRDYNGAVREYTKMLAQYPETDMSSGALANVLRSYAEMNDTLMMKATLGYMGERFGNSDQAAIGVLVAGKVYFDRKDTGMYTYVYEQYLNYFPKHEKAGAILYTLAAVAKQNGDEAKSNEYFARLIKDYPEDSFSIKAVSGLAWSDYAAGDYKAAIKGFKQYIKIAQPGPDKAKARFCMADSYMKLNAYLPALKLFDRLVKDLASSKSPYHISADARKANLDIVEKSLFYMGYCCAKVQKPAKKIPAFRKMAIKYFSVYLKRYGQSDLAPKAMAQLGAIQLELNNFDAAVKTFNDLAARYPSSPEGENALFSLVKAAMEVKKYDVASNALNDMMSNKGAYTPQDFQKIGQIMLDAEVYADAVRAFQEVVATSDERTLLERSLFGMGQAEFAQQHYEGAAEYFSELMERYPKSGLFFEAKFSLGTSYRELGRLDEATAVLADLFKYATDAELVNKSNLILAKVQLEQGDKEGALASYQRIVLLADGRDPKIKPLIEEALLGSIPIAMELERYPDVEDNCTMYETMFPKGKAVPKLRELRRDAKRRAAQN; this is encoded by the coding sequence ATGCTGTGCCTAAGCGGGTTTGTTGATATGTGGAATAACCGGATCACTTGTATTTCGTGTTTGTGTGCTGTTTTTTTCGGCTTCTTTGCATGGCCTGCTGTGCGGGCAGAAGATGCACCGGAACGCGATATTGAGTTCGCTTCAGGGCTTGTCGACATGGGATTTCCTGATTTTGCTGAAAAATTAGTAAATCGCTTAATCCTTGCTCACCCAGACATGGAAGACAGTGTTAAAATGGTTCGGGCGCAAGTATTTATTAAACGATCTGATTTCTCGGGCGCAGAAGCTGTTTTAAAATCAATGCCCGCCAATAATCCCAAGGCTCAGGCGATTAATCTAGCCATGGCGAGAGGCTACTATGCCACGGGAGATATCAATAAAGCGCGGGATATTTACAATGACTTCTTCAATCACTATAAAGACGTTCCGCAAGATAATGATCTACGGCGTTTTTATCAGGAATCGGCCTATCAGATGGCGCAAATGCTGCAAGAAGCCAATGATTACAAGGGTGCTGCAGATGCCTATGAGCGAGTCATCACCACGATGGATGACAAGATGGTGCGGCGCGGACTGCAGGCGGAGCTGGCTAGTCTGTATATCCGTGCGGTGGAGAAGGGACAGGGAAACCGCGAAGATAATTTACATCGCGCCGAGCAGATTTGTCAGGATATTCAATGGGGAGGTCTCGATATTCCTTTTGGAAAATCAATCAGCACCATGGCTCATGTAAAACTGCTTTGGGGTGATGAGGACGGTGCCCGGGCAACGCTTGAGGAATATCTGGATATGCTCAAGGAAATTGACGCACAGCTGGAAGAGGAAGGCATGCTGGCGCAAAGCCCTATGGCCGGCGCACGCTTTTTGCTGGGGGAACTGTACGAACGCAAAGCGAATGCGGCAGCGAATGCAGGCCATGCCAATGAAGCGATCGGCCATCTGGCGCGGGCGCTGACAGAATACTACAATGTTTTTGTGAAATATGGCGACAGCCAGTTTGGCCCGGAATCAGGCATGCGGGCGCAGGGCATGAAAAGCCGGTTAGAAGATGAATACGGCAAAGAAGTCAAAATCGATTTGGGAGCCCATAAAGCCAGGGCCGGGGCGCAGACCTTTAAAATGGCAGACGGACTGTTCCGCAATCGCGACTACAACGGCGCGGTGCGGGAATACACCAAAATGCTCGCGCAATATCCTGAAACAGATATGAGTTCCGGCGCACTGGCCAATGTATTGCGCAGTTACGCGGAAATGAATGACACCCTGATGATGAAAGCGACTCTGGGTTATATGGGCGAGCGCTTCGGAAACAGTGATCAGGCCGCCATCGGGGTGCTGGTGGCAGGCAAAGTCTATTTCGACCGGAAAGATACGGGCATGTATACCTACGTATACGAACAGTATCTGAATTATTTTCCCAAGCATGAGAAAGCGGGTGCGATCCTTTATACGCTGGCGGCCGTGGCCAAACAGAACGGCGATGAAGCGAAGTCCAACGAATATTTTGCGCGGCTGATCAAGGATTATCCCGAAGACAGCTTTTCCATCAAGGCGGTCAGCGGACTGGCGTGGTCGGATTATGCCGCAGGCGATTACAAAGCGGCGATCAAAGGATTTAAGCAGTATATAAAAATCGCACAGCCTGGACCAGACAAAGCCAAGGCCCGGTTTTGTATGGCGGATTCTTATATGAAACTGAATGCGTATCTGCCGGCACTTAAGCTTTTCGATCGACTGGTGAAGGATCTGGCCTCTTCGAAAAGCCCCTATCACATTTCGGCGGATGCCAGGAAAGCCAATTTGGACATTGTTGAGAAATCCCTTTTCTACATGGGTTACTGCTGCGCCAAGGTACAGAAGCCGGCGAAAAAAATTCCGGCATTCCGCAAAATGGCTATCAAATATTTCTCTGTGTATTTGAAACGCTACGGACAGTCCGACCTGGCTCCGAAAGCCATGGCGCAGCTGGGAGCCATCCAGCTGGAACTGAACAACTTTGATGCGGCGGTTAAAACGTTTAACGATCTCGCGGCACGTTATCCGTCCTCCCCGGAAGGTGAAAATGCGCTGTTCTCCTTGGTCAAAGCGGCCATGGAAGTAAAAAAATATGATGTGGCATCCAATGCGCTCAACGATATGATGAGCAATAAGGGAGCCTATACCCCGCAAGATTTCCAAAAAATAGGCCAAATCATGCTGGATGCGGAAGTCTATGCCGATGCCGTTCGCGCTTTTCAGGAGGTCGTGGCCACGTCGGATGAACGCACGTTGCTGGAACGGTCGCTGTTCGGCATGGGACAGGCGGAATTTGCGCAGCAGCATTATGAAGGAGCGGCTGAATATTTCAGCGAACTGATGGAACGCTATCCCAAATCCGGATTGTTTTTCGAAGCCAAATTCAGTCTTGGCACGTCCTACAGAGAGCTGGGGAGACTGGATGAAGCCACAGCGGTGCTGGCGGATCTGTTTAAATATGCCACGGATGCGGAACTGGTGAATAAATCCAACCTGATC